A genomic window from Thalassoroseus pseudoceratinae includes:
- the rsfS gene encoding ribosome silencing factor, with amino-acid sequence MIEQVQTQRTAEQQQSLIQACRCARICEDLRGRDTLVLEMIGITPIFDYFVITTGTNRRQMHALSDEVSKLQRTSGTAKRGSEGYDESTWIVQDYGDIILHVFTEESREMYDLESLWADAKRIDWQSVLEESSSENCAVE; translated from the coding sequence GTGATCGAACAAGTTCAAACACAACGCACGGCCGAACAACAGCAGTCTCTGATTCAAGCCTGTCGGTGTGCACGCATTTGTGAAGACTTGCGTGGTCGCGACACGCTGGTGCTGGAAATGATCGGCATCACACCGATTTTCGATTACTTCGTCATCACGACTGGCACGAACCGTCGGCAGATGCATGCCTTGTCTGACGAGGTCAGCAAATTGCAGCGGACGTCTGGGACTGCCAAGCGGGGCAGCGAAGGTTACGACGAAAGCACCTGGATCGTGCAAGATTATGGCGACATCATCTTGCACGTCTTCACCGAAGAATCGCGAGAGATGTACGACCTCGAGTCGTTGTGGGCCGACGCGAAGCGCATCGATTGGCAAAGCGTTTTGGAAGAATCCAGTTCCGAGAACTGTGCTGTTGAATAG